The following coding sequences are from one bacterium SCSIO 12741 window:
- a CDS encoding protein RhiA, translating to MNFSTSASLAEATGTSYSVNCVNNSTTDWVFYVYQTMPQQPSDIFSLAWFASPYKISVGSSIRFNWTIDYSFVWGNTGTVTPGVTFDAGGTVPCDLAGENMTTFSLDNNAPQLSTPVEGGQAGSLTINEAGNVPNDVFSTGIGMSGYGTFVQQAYANTTQVYTPEPEYWVAAATEMQMGVVLAQTVNQAASFKFEPNVYSIKATLGSDNLWTIENE from the coding sequence ATGAATTTTTCCACTTCGGCTTCATTGGCTGAGGCTACAGGAACTTCGTATTCGGTCAACTGTGTCAATAACTCGACTACAGACTGGGTATTCTATGTGTATCAAACAATGCCCCAACAACCATCGGATATTTTTTCGCTGGCGTGGTTTGCTTCTCCCTACAAAATTTCTGTAGGATCTTCTATCCGTTTTAACTGGACCATTGACTACAGCTTCGTCTGGGGTAATACGGGAACAGTTACTCCAGGGGTAACCTTTGATGCCGGTGGTACGGTTCCTTGCGACTTGGCAGGAGAGAATATGACCACTTTTAGCCTGGATAACAATGCACCACAACTCAGTACTCCTGTTGAAGGAGGACAAGCAGGTAGCTTGACCATTAATGAAGCAGGTAACGTTCCAAACGACGTTTTCAGTACCGGTATCGGTATGTCAGGTTATGGAACTTTTGTGCAACAGGCTTACGCCAACACGACTCAAGTGTATACTCCTGAGCCCGAGTACTGGGTAGCTGCGGCGACTGAAATGCAGATGGGTGTGGTATTGGCACAAACGGTAAACCAGGCGGCGAGCTTTAAGTTTGAGCCGAATGTTTATTCCATCAAAGCCACTTTGGGTTCAGATAACCTTTGGACCATTGAAAACGAGTAG
- a CDS encoding T9SS type A sorting domain-containing protein — protein MKKTVFISFILIFLGAFPLRSLAQIDQWELLTDQYRNVTLRDMDASGDTLIAVGPDISTFTPHILRSFDDGRSWDTLQVGNGPLLRSIQFSDQNHAVIGSVNTFSCVLRTSDAGHNWEWMWCDLDSNFTGINQIEFFDEQHAYMFGWGRDAFTSGCMYETTDGGVSWAHVKGNLPDQPIEFAQFLSPQQGYTGSFLFGHSLLFRTIDGGQSWQECTAVDSMSFTAAYFHDIQRGFMSTMDGIIWATHDSGHTWTEVHTDSNAYFMGIEFANEKYGVAVGNEYSGRSQPVIAYTTDGGTTWKRVDNMPAHFQLQKAKFTSDRFYVVSGSGEVLRSGKVDLTTSTTDVQKEEFELKLFPNPTPVGNRVEIPTEWSGWVDIKVLNNLGERVGQLRLHEGEREIQANYEPGIYFLQISHEQGSHSIKWVIR, from the coding sequence ATGAAAAAGACCGTATTTATTTCTTTCATCCTAATCTTTTTAGGAGCTTTTCCTTTGAGGAGTTTAGCTCAAATTGATCAGTGGGAATTACTCACTGATCAATACCGAAATGTAACCCTGCGCGACATGGACGCTTCAGGCGATACCCTTATTGCGGTTGGCCCTGATATAAGCACTTTTACACCCCACATTCTGCGCTCGTTCGATGATGGTCGATCCTGGGACACACTTCAGGTGGGTAACGGCCCTTTACTGCGATCCATTCAATTTTCGGATCAAAACCATGCCGTCATTGGTTCAGTTAATACCTTTTCCTGTGTGTTGCGCACCTCCGATGCGGGCCACAATTGGGAGTGGATGTGGTGTGACCTCGATTCCAATTTTACCGGAATCAACCAAATTGAATTTTTTGATGAGCAACATGCCTACATGTTTGGATGGGGACGTGATGCCTTTACCTCCGGGTGTATGTATGAAACGACGGATGGTGGAGTGTCTTGGGCTCATGTAAAAGGAAATCTACCTGATCAACCCATTGAGTTTGCCCAATTTTTGAGTCCGCAACAAGGCTACACCGGGTCCTTTCTGTTTGGACACAGCCTGCTTTTCCGAACCATCGATGGTGGGCAATCTTGGCAGGAGTGTACGGCGGTGGATTCCATGAGTTTTACCGCGGCCTATTTTCATGATATCCAACGTGGTTTTATGTCCACCATGGATGGAATCATTTGGGCTACCCATGATTCAGGACACACCTGGACCGAAGTACACACCGATTCCAACGCTTATTTTATGGGAATAGAATTTGCCAATGAAAAGTATGGTGTGGCTGTCGGGAATGAGTATTCCGGCCGATCGCAACCGGTAATTGCCTATACCACAGATGGTGGCACAACCTGGAAAAGAGTAGATAACATGCCGGCTCATTTTCAGTTGCAAAAAGCCAAGTTTACCAGCGATCGTTTCTACGTCGTTTCTGGATCTGGTGAAGTATTGCGTTCCGGTAAGGTTGATCTAACTACCTCCACAACCGATGTACAAAAGGAGGAATTTGAGCTTAAGCTTTTCCCTAATCCAACACCCGTTGGAAATAGGGTAGAAATTCCGACTGAATGGTCAGGATGGGTGGACATTAAGGTTCTTAATAATCTGGGAGAAAGGGTAGGCCAATTAAGACTTCATGAGGGAGAACGTGAAATTCAAGCCAACTATGAACCCGGGATTTATTTCCTCCAAATATCCCACGAGCAAGGCTCCCATTCGATTAAATGGGTCATCCGTTAG
- a CDS encoding dipeptidase, with amino-acid sequence MSKYKSIIEANKQRYLDELFDLLRIPSISADPAYKDDVFKTADEVARRLTEAGADNVEVCETPGYPVVYGDKIIDPSKPTVLVYGHYDVQPADPLELWDSGPFEPVIKKTDIHPEGAIFARGACDDKGQMYMHVKAFEIMMQEGSLPCNIKFMIEGEEEVGSANLEWYVKRNHEKLECDVILISDTGMLANDIPSITTGLRGLAYMEVEVTGPNRDLHSGLYGGAVANPINILTKMIASLQDENNHITIPGFYDKVEELSQEERAEMAKAPFSLDDYKAALDIDDVHGETGYTTMERNSIRPTLDVNGIWGGYTGEGAKTVIASKAYAKISMRLVPNQEPNEISELFEKHFKAIAPKSVKVKVTAHHGGEGYVTHTNDHAYQSASKAYEVTFGKKPIPVRSGGSIPIVALFEKELKSKSILMGFGLDSDAIHSPNEHYGVFNYLKGIETIPYFYEFFAGE; translated from the coding sequence ATGTCTAAATACAAATCCATTATAGAAGCCAACAAACAGCGCTACCTTGACGAACTTTTTGACCTTTTACGTATCCCATCCATTAGTGCGGATCCGGCCTATAAAGACGATGTTTTTAAAACAGCCGATGAAGTAGCCCGACGATTGACTGAGGCTGGAGCAGACAACGTTGAAGTATGTGAAACTCCCGGGTACCCAGTGGTTTATGGTGATAAGATCATTGATCCTTCAAAACCAACTGTACTTGTTTATGGTCACTACGATGTACAACCTGCCGATCCCTTGGAATTGTGGGATTCAGGACCCTTTGAACCGGTGATTAAGAAAACGGATATTCACCCGGAAGGAGCCATTTTTGCTCGTGGTGCTTGCGATGATAAGGGACAGATGTACATGCACGTTAAAGCCTTTGAAATCATGATGCAGGAGGGAAGTTTGCCTTGCAACATCAAGTTTATGATTGAAGGGGAAGAGGAAGTGGGATCTGCTAACCTGGAATGGTACGTTAAGCGCAACCACGAAAAGTTGGAATGTGATGTTATTCTTATTTCCGATACCGGTATGCTGGCCAATGATATTCCTTCTATTACCACAGGTCTCCGCGGATTGGCCTACATGGAAGTAGAAGTAACGGGTCCAAACCGAGACCTACACTCAGGATTGTACGGAGGAGCAGTAGCAAATCCCATCAACATTCTAACCAAGATGATTGCCTCTCTTCAGGATGAAAACAATCATATTACCATTCCTGGTTTTTACGATAAAGTGGAAGAATTGAGTCAGGAAGAACGTGCTGAGATGGCCAAAGCGCCCTTTAGCCTGGACGATTACAAAGCGGCACTGGATATTGACGACGTTCATGGAGAAACAGGCTACACCACGATGGAGCGTAATTCCATCCGTCCTACCTTGGATGTAAATGGAATTTGGGGTGGTTATACCGGAGAAGGAGCCAAAACGGTTATTGCTTCTAAAGCCTATGCTAAAATATCCATGCGTTTGGTACCTAATCAGGAGCCCAATGAGATTTCTGAATTGTTTGAAAAGCATTTCAAAGCCATCGCCCCTAAGAGCGTGAAGGTTAAAGTGACTGCTCACCATGGTGGAGAGGGCTATGTAACCCATACCAACGATCATGCTTATCAGTCGGCGAGTAAGGCCTATGAGGTAACTTTTGGTAAGAAACCGATTCCCGTTCGTTCTGGAGGTAGTATTCCAATTGTGGCTTTGTTTGAAAAGGAATTGAAGTCAAAGTCTATTCTGATGGGCTTTGGTTTGGACAGTGATGCCATTCATTCACCCAATGAGCATTACGGCGTTTTCAACTACCTGAAAGGGATTGAGACGATTCCTTACTTCTACGAGTTTTTTGCCGGAGAGTAA